A region from the Acyrthosiphon pisum isolate AL4f chromosome A1, pea_aphid_22Mar2018_4r6ur, whole genome shotgun sequence genome encodes:
- the LOC100161576 gene encoding cuticular protein-like precursor, with translation MQHFKMLRLQRFVITAAALIVSSVAADEPVAEPSLYSAAYLPPKPMVVVGGPLHYNSPYDGAVASTSTSVFRTPGHPGQVSAVHKTVETPYSSAHKADVRYTNDVQLPYHHYPAAVPYGFGPTAVPYGYGPTAVPYGHGPVAVPYDHGPVAVPYGHGPVAIPYGYGHAAAVPYNHGPVAATYGHGPTASGYSVSHASFSGPHGTHYSYRR, from the exons ATGCAGCATTTTAAG ATGTTGAGACTGCAGCGTTTCGTGATCACGGCGGCGGCGTTAATAGTGTCATCGGTGGCGGCGGACGAGCCGGTAGCCGAACCATCGCTTTACTCGGCGGCATACTTACCACCAAAACCTATGGTCGTAGTCGGCGGCCCGCTACACTACAACAGCCCGTACGATGGCGCCGTGGCTAGCACGTCAACAAGCGTGTTCCGGACACCCGGCCACCCAGGTCAGGTGTCCGCGGTCCACAAAACCGTCGAGACGCCGTACTCGTCCGCGCACAAGGCGGACGTACGGTACACCAACGACGTGCAACTACCGTATCATCACTACCCGGCCGCCGTCCCCTACGGCTTCGGCCCGACCGCAGTCCCGTATGGCTACGGTCCGACCGCCGTCCCATACGGTCATGGACCGGTCGCCGTCCCGTACGATCATGGACCGGTCGCCGTGCCGTACGGTCATGGACCGGTCGCCATTCCGTACGGCTACGGACATGCTGCGGCTGTCCCGTACAACCATGGACCGGTCGCTGCCACTTACGGTCACGGCCCAACCGCCAGTGGATATTCAGTCTCACACGCCAGTTTCTCCGGACCGCACGGAACCCACTACTCGTACAGACGGTGA
- the LOC103311362 gene encoding KRAB-A domain-containing protein 2-like, which translates to MQSRADGEYCFIVVYQDHVTKFDQIRALKTKRAEEAAKHNIIDIFCIFGAPMILKSDNGREFVNQIINDLKCMWNNLKKVQTNNSKPWSEGLRFVQLMKNRAFHSGIKRSPYQAMFGSDIKIGLSTYILPPETINNISSEEDLENVLQNIGGKSEESSSADANQDEEIHKICESCGNNIQAILNEDDN; encoded by the exons ATGCAGTCACGAGCAGACGgggaatattgttttatcgtGGTCTACCAAGACCATGTTACAAAGTTTGATCAAATAAgagcattaaaaacaaaacgagCTGAAGAGGCtgcgaaacataatattatagacatattttgtatttttggtgCTCCAATGATACTGAAATCTGATAATGGAAGAGAATtcgtaaatcaaataattaatgatttaaaatgtatgtggaataatttgaaaaaagttcaaacaaataattcaaaacctTGGTCGGAGGGTTTGAGGTTTGTACAATTAATGAAGAATAGAGCATTTCACAGTGGGATAAAAAGGTCGCCATATCAAGCGATGTTTGGTAGTGATATCAAAATTGGATTATCGACGTATATTCTTCCACCAGAAACTATCAACAATATATCTTCAGAAGAAgatttagaaaatgtattgcAAAATATTGGAGGAAAAAGTGAAGAAAGCAGTTCTGCAGACGCTAATCag gacgaagaaatacataaaatatgcgAGTCTTGTGGGAATAATATTCAAGCAATATTAAACGAAGATGACAATTAA
- the LOC100159533 gene encoding coatomer subunit beta, with protein sequence MSSIEQPCYTLINISSDYEMPNEMQLKADLEKGDSKTKIEALKKVIHMIANGERLPGLLMIIIRFVLPLQDHTIKKLLLIFWEIVPKTTPDGKLLQEMILVCDAYRKVNKNVTFFYNLIHL encoded by the exons ATGTCGTCTATAGAACAGCCTTGCTACACTTTGATCAACATATCTAGTGATTATGAAATGCCAAACGAAATGCAACTCAAGGCAGATCTTG AAAAAGGCGATagcaaaacaaaaattgaagcATTGAAAAAAGTCATTCATATGATAGCCAATGGAGAACGTTTGCCAGGACTGTTGATGATAATAATCCGTTTCGTCCTACCGTTACAAGACCATACAATCAAAAaactacttttaatattttgggaAATAGTACCGAAAACTACACCAGATGGTAAACTATTACAGGAAATGATATTAGTCTGTGATGCATATCgtaaggtaaataaaaatgtaacttttttttataatttaattcacctataa